The DNA window ATGAGTTTCAATCGATTTCTCTAAAAATATAAAGCATGAACATGAACTTCAAAATTCCGGGGTCCGATTTTTTGATACAGAATTAACAACCAGGTATACTAGTTTTGTTATTATTGAGTCATACTGGATGAATATTTGGATATAATAGCAATTGGAAGACTCATCTTGTATTAGGATAGTTTCGACTTGGATTTTTTTCATTGGACTTTATCCATATGGATTTGAATGTTAATTAATCCATTACCACCTCTATCGCCTTGCTTGGCTCGACGAGTTTGCGTTTATCCATATGGATTTGAGTGTGGGGCCATGTGACACAACCTTATCCACTCAATTCATCGTCACCTGTCCATCTCCCACTCCACCACGCACCCCGCTCCTCCTACCACTGTTCCTGCCGATGCTCTGCGCGCCCGCCCAGCTCCTCCTGTCACTGTTTCCCGCCGATGCTCTACACGCTCGCCCTGATCTTCTTGTCGTTGCTCCGCACGTCCGCCCCGCTGCTCATGTCGTTGCTCCTGTTCCGCTACCCGCCCCGCCTGATGATGCCACCAGCGCAAAAAGAAGCGCTAGGCCTTGGCACGGAAGCCCTCCGGCCCCGCCTCCTGCTAAGGGTTGCGGCGCCTCGATGCAGATGGTGGAGGAAGTCGCGCCAGGATATGATGCATGTTGTAAGTGTACATTTAAAATGTTTTAGATGCTTTAGAGGTAAGTTTCAATTGTTTCACATAGATGTTGCAAATTGAGATgtcacatatgttgcaatggttgtacacgtatgttgcaagcgtatgtccacaatgtttcatctgttttttaatacgtatgttgcgagtatgtttatctgtatgttgcatatgttgcacacatatgttgcaagtgttttatttagatgttTACATACGTTTGCAATGATTTTAAatcgtttttgcaagtgttttagatgcttgtttcaagtgtttcatctgtctttttttatacgttgcaattgttgcatctggatgtttcaaaagtaaatcgGGTGTTGCATATGGGATGCGCGTGAGAAGCGGGAGGGGGCGCGAGCAGTCCCTGCGTGTGCAACGTTCGGGCGGCGTGGGCCCTCGTGTAGACGTGGGTGACACAGGCGTGGTCGAGCAAAGTCTGAGCGACGCGGCCCCACGTGTGGACACGCGAAACGGAGGGAAAACCGACTGCAGCATGGACATCCGAATGCGAGCGTCCGTCCGGATGTCCtcatatgcaaaaaaaaaaagatctgtAACATTCATGCCTATGAATCAGATTGATCGAAGCCCATCAAATCAAATTAAAAATGCGAGATACAACATCAGTCAATAAAAGCATCAGCATACTCATCTTTTCTCGGATGTGCAGCGTGCCCTGttcatttggcttataagccgtatttttttagccaacgaacagtatttttctcttacaataaatcagtcaacagtattttcagtcatagcttatcagccaaacgaacagagcaTCAGCTATTGTCATTAGTAGTCTGCACACACTTTATCCTTCTTTAGAAGCGTATCGCTTTTGACACCATAAAAGAACGAAAAAAAATGAATCCGAATAGAGTACAGTAGTACCACTTTGACCAAACTGATGGAAGATGTAGTCGTGTAGTATAGTATAGTACAGTACTGTATTGTCTGTATAGCGAAGCAAACCAGTCTGGACGGCTGTGATGACTTCGTTGCGAGTCCGAAAGGGGCACGTCCCCACGGTTGGCGGCGCCGGCGGAACATGACCCGACTCGATTTGGTCACCACGCctctataaatataaataaataatgCGGCAGAAGTTGTGTGCATCGGCAACGCAACTATCCCCGGTCATCGTCCCGCACGTACGTGCTACACAGAAACCGCTTCGTCCCGTCGGCCGGCCGTCGCGTGGGCAGAGGAGAGAGGAGGGCGGCATGGACAGGATCCTGGCCATGTCCCTCGTCGGCGAGGGGGGTGGCGGGGGCAAGGCGGACGGCAACAGCAGGGGTGCAGGTGCAGCGGCGGGCGGCGCAAGATCTGTTGAAAAAGATATGCATAGAGAGAGAAGAGGAAACCATCCAAATACTCACGTGAAAGCAGAACTGTTGATAAAAAAAAAGTATTACACAACGAAATTGAGCATGGCTTGGGTTGTCACCTGGAGCTTATTATCAGCTAGCTGCTACGGACATACTTGAAGAAGCAATATAGAGGTCAAATAAATTACTACTACTTTGTTTAATCTAGTTGGGCCGCCAAGCTCGTCATGCTGAAGCACGGAGTGGATCGCTTGACCAATTCACATGCATGCGAGATGGATTCACGGAGAGCGCTCCAGGCGACCCGCATATTTGCCCCGTTTGACTGATAATAAGCCCTCACTGAAagtactgatttgttgtgagagaaaaatactaaaatAAGTATGGCTTATGAGCTAAACGACGATCGTTCACTCTTATGCCTCTTATGCCTTGTCCGCTCGCCACCTCTCCACTGAGGCGCTGACGCCGCGAAGCCACGCATGCACGTCGTCTGCTCCGCCTTGCCGTGTCCGCTCAGCTCCTTTCCGTCGGCGATGGCGTTGGCTGCTTGGCCTGCGCATGTTGGCTTTGGTGGCCCGATGGATGGACCGGAGTGCGTACTTCCGCTGTGAAGTTGTGCGATGTTGGGTTATGTGAGCTTGGGGCCGGGTGGATTATTTAAAGCGAAGGCAGGGGCCGCGCTTGCGCGAGCGAGCGCGGCGGAGGAGTCGCACCGCCTCGCTCGTCTGGACTGGACACTGCAGTCGAGCCGCATGCCGCTCTACGCTCCGTCTCCGCTCGTGGCTGGTCGTCCCCTCAGCCCGTCACCGGTCTACCCCTCCGGGCTCCAGCCCCCGTCGCTCTGCGCCCCGCTTTGCGCTCCCCCTCCGCTCGGCCTCGGCGGCTTGGCCCTCGCCCCTTGCCCCTCGGCAGGTCGCCGGCCGGCCCGCCGCCCGCAGCCCGTTGACTGCTGCCCAGCCCTAACGCCCCACTCGGCTGCCAGGCGGCCAGGGGCCGCTGCCCGCTGGCCAGCCAAGCAGGAGCAGGGGAGCAGGCGTCCAGGCGAACAGAACAGGAACAGGGAGCAGCTGTAGCCCTTGTTTGTTTAGTTGATTTTGATTGGATCTAGAATTGGAAGGTATCACTCTTGATTTTCTCTACTAATTTTTATTCCAAGTTCCAAATTTCAACCCTTTGCAAACTGTAATTTTTGCATTTACATTCTTACGTCTTTTTCAAGAATTATAGATCCGAAAGAACAAGTTACCTACGCTACCTAGTAGCAATACTTCTGGTACGTTGCATGCAAGATACAAATACATAACTTTAAATAAGTTTAATATTTTGCTTGCTCCTTTTGGCCTTTTCTTATTAATAACATTTTCATGGTCTCCAAGTTAGGAGTTGTTACCGAGGacatggcagtggacgatgggcCATATAGAGTTTACAGACTATGGTGTCGTTTTTGGGTTTTGGCCGCTATAATTTGGTCCTAATCTTGGCCGAATCCTAGGTCCGCCAATGGCATCAGGATTGGAAACGGTGGGCAGTCTCCTGAGCTACTAACGTGGAGACGCTTCGGTTACACATAGTGGAGAATTGAAGTGGCACCTACGGTTGAGAGAAGGTAACTTGTGGTTGTGGGTCACTAGATGATGTGGCGTAACGAAATCGTAGGAAAATACTCTAGTGGGGTTCTTCTATTTAAGTATAGTAGAtagcactagtacagaaacaagttgtactcccggttgggaaaccccttcagtcccggattctcaaccgggagcacgaatccgagactaaagggcccctcctttagtcccggtttctcgcccgggactaaaggttagtctcggttggtattaccaaccgggactaaaggttttcttttttttcttttttttgtttctatttttaattgatgattcgttttggtttttgaatacgcattctatgCTCACCAGATGCAAGGGAATCAAATTGAGGACACCCTGCAACAGATCGAGATCAAAACAAGAGCACATATCTAATCAAACTGAACAAATCCAAACCACCACAGACAACTAGATTAAGACCAAATCGAAACCACCATGAACAACTAGACCAAATCGAATAGAAACATAATGAGTCATAAATCAAGGAAGCACGAAGGTGGGCACAAATCAAATATGAGCGGAGACCAAATTACAAATCCCTAGATTCCCTAATAGACGAGCACGCGGAGGTGTCGAGCTTGGCCAACTGCTTGACGATGCGGGGACCTCGTCTGCGTCGGACCGAAGCACGCCTGGTGCCCTGCCGAGCCACCGCCGGGCTGCCGCGTGCGAGCAGCTGCAAGCCTGCCACCGTCTGGCCACCGCGTGCGAGCCGTTGTTGGCCGCCCTGCGCATGTCGCAGCTAGGCGCTCTGCGCGAGCCACCACTGGGCCACCGTTGATTCGAGAGAGGCTCACATGGTTTTTGGATTTTGGTCAAGAAGCAGAGGAACGAGGATGCTTGCCAGCACTTGCGAACTTCAGGGCCTGGCTACCACACAGCAAGCAGATAATAGAGAGAAGCCACGGGAGGAACAAAGGGATAAGGACAGGGGTCACTGGAAAAGGTGATGGACTGAGATTATGGAAAGTGAATCAGCTCGCGCGGCTCGGGGAGGAAGATAtaggaagggacctttagtcccggttggagacagcaaccgggactaaaggtccctttctagtcccgaacggagcctccagccgggagtagacttttactcccggttggagggaccaaccgggagtaaaagttaacctttagtttcggttggtagctccaaccaagactaaaggtcccctgcagcaaaagcctgccgcagtagccgttgggcagggacctttagtcctggttggagctaccaaccgggactaaaggtttctctagtcccgggcgcaaaaaatatcgggactaaagccaaatttcaaagtggatcaaaagtcgtttctctactagtgtgagcTGCTCGCCTTGGCTCATTATCTTAACGAGAAGTCCGGCTCGGCTTGTTTACGAGCTTAACCTGGCTTGTTAAGCTTACGAACCAGTTATAAAaagtacacaaaatataatatttgtatttatctaaagGTTGAAAATAGTAATAATACAAAGTAACACATCCGCCAGCCTTAAATCGAACAAAATATTCGTACATGCCAacatatatacaagtataataataTATTATAGTATTACACCATACATTCATGGTACATACTCCTTATACTATACATAATGCGTCCATGGGTAATCATGCATCCATTAAAAACAAAATGATAAAGTTACATTTGTTCCAAGTTTACAGAGTCTGGACCGATCATCAActaattgtaaagtgcaagatatgaagtaatacaaaactaatataagttatgTTGCTTTTTTCCCTGGAAGCATGGCTCGTTTGATTCGCGAGCGGCTCATGAGCTGGCTCATTATAGCTATcgagctaaaatcttggttcGAGCCGGCCAAAGCTGAGCGAGGTAATGAGGTTCGAATTTTTCATCCAGCCCTTAGTCCGCACTAGTAGTACGACACTACGGACAGGTACACCGTTGTGGACAGGTACAACATCTTCTTTCTCAATTCTCAGGCAGTCGGGGTTCCAATTTTGAAAAAAGGTCCCTTTTGCCTTCACTGTAGTTTACATTTTTTCTCAAACTTTAAAATTAGATGAACTATATCTCCCTCAACTCTCAAAATTGTTTAAACTCTACTCCGGTTAGAAGTGGTTCTAGGTTGGTTTTGTCATTCATAAATTAGAAAATTGTTGTATGCACTtaagtttttttttccaaaaaatatCACTAAACTTATAAAAGTTTGAACCAAAATCTTAGAGATATATTTGGACACGAGAACACAAAATCAATGTTTATATAATGAAAATATATCTAGACAGTTCGAGAAATTAGATTTTGCTAtaggaaaatagaaaaaaaaaacatatgcaTAAGATCATGAAAATTTTCCAAAACATTTTAATAATTGTCTAAACATGTTTTAGAAGTTATCCACATCAACAATAAGATGTAGCTAGCATGAATGTAACACATGAATTGTTAAATGCGTTCGTGTTGGTTGGAACTCGTGtttatgttttgaattttttGTGTATATTTTCTCTACAATTTTTCTAGAGCTATAAATCTATTTGTtcaagcttctagatatattttcaGGAGCTTTAAGTATTCTTTTTAGGTTTATCGTATCTGAATCTATATCTGGAATTTTTCTCCAGATTTTTTGTATCCTTAGAATTTTTGTCACGGTACAAAAATCTTAGCGAGTATATATTGGGAAATTTTAATTAAACAACAAAACCATCTTAATTTTTTAACAGTGATAGTAGGTAATTTAAATTGGTATTAAGAGCCTGAGAGAGAACATTTGCCTGAATTTAGAGTCTATTATTATACGACGATAGTTGTTGTTGTTTTGAAACATATACGACGGTAGTTTAGGTGGCGAGAAAAGAGTTCTacctctagttttttttttttttgagcaaaagtTCTACCTCTAGTTATTTTGAGCAACTAGTTCTAGTGTGTACTATCGTGTTGCAGAACCGATTGCAAGCCCGGCCCATGAAGCAGGGCAGCTGCTTGCCCACCGGTGGGGCAGTGGGCCTCTAGTATGGAAAATGTGGCGCGGTTCGATGACAACAACACGTCGAAGGCAGGCACGCGCAGAGACCGAGCTCAGACGACGCGACCAGACCAACGGCCGAGATCAGAGCAGCGACAGCGAGGTCGGCGGCGATGGACAGGCTCGTGACGTCGATGGTCTTCTGCGAGGCTGGCAATATCTTTTAGCGCACGAGGAGACACGGTAGCAAGGAGGAGCCGAGGACGGATGGGCTCGGGTGCTCGACAGAGGCAAGAGGCAGGCAAGGCACCGAGCAGATAGATAAACACACATGGGGCACATGGGGTGGTGACTTGTCTTGTCTTGGACCTTTTGTCTTGTCTTGGACAAGTCAACACAGGCAAAATGACTTTTCCAAGCCAGCTTTTGCACCTTCTGAGCTACTACCACTCCACCGTCGCCAGGTCGGCGGACCGGCGCCGAAAACCTTTACCCCGTTGGCTCGGCTGATAGATCATGAATGAGGCCTTGTTTaggttgcaagttttttcactctcttcatcacatcaaatttttggacatatgtataaagtattaaatgtagataaaaaataattaattatatagcttgattgtaaattacgagacgaatcttttgaatctagttaggtcatgattggacaataattgtcaaatacaaacgaaagtgttacagtgttaaatactgattcctaaccctaatctaaacaaggtctgaaagtattgttgactgatttgtttgtAAGCTAAATCAACAGGACACGTTAGTTGTTTTTTTCTCCAAGGTTGGAGTGCCATGAACAGGCCATTGATCGACTGATTGATTCCCGCCTTGCGGCACACCGAAAAAGAGGGCAGACATCCACGTCCCACCCAGTACCGCGCTCGGGCCCTGTCTGCTGCCGACCACACGGCACGGCACCCGGGCGGTGGCCTGCCGCCTGCCCCAACCCCAACCCCAACCCCAACCCAACCGAACCGACGGACCCAGCGCCACCTGAAACCCCTCCAAGTGTCGCCTGCCCGTGGTGACCACGTTTCGCCGCCGTGGAGGTTCTTTTGCGCTATGCTGGAGTAGGAGTACGTAGTCCGAACGGGCTTGACCGGCTCAGCGTGAGTTCGCGTCGGGCCGTCGGGGTCAGCGGCTCAGCGCGCGTCAGGGCCACCTCACCTGCCGCCTTCACGTCGCTTGCCTGCCGTGCGCGAGTCGTGCTCGGACCGGGTCCGCGCCCGCCCCGGAACTTTCCCTGCCGCGCGCGCCACGGCTCCGTCCGTCCCTTCTCCCACGCGGACACGGCTCCTTTAAAACACCAGCAAGGGCGCACACACCAAAGTACCAAACGCAACTGCAGGAGCGCATCAGAATCCACCACCAAGGACTCGGTCAGTTCCCAAGAAGCAAAAGGAGCTCCACATCCGATTCTGATCTGCTGCAGCTGCTGCCGTCGTCCGTGACCATGGACAAGATCCTGGCCTTCTCCATCCTGAGCTCGTCTCCGGCGGACATCTCAGCGGCCGGGTTCTTCTCCACCAGGCTGTCgtggaggacctccgccgccGGAAAGCCTCAGACGCCTCAGGCGGACACGGCACCGCCGAAGCAGGAGAAGGCCGCCGAGCAGCGGGGCTCATCGCCGGCCCCGGCGGCGGAGCGCGAGCGGGAGGCGCGGCCGCGGTTCGCGCCGGAGTTCGACGGGCTCAACTGCTTCGAGTCCATAGTCTCCTTCTGAATTACGTATGATGGACTTTGAGGCTCCGCGTGTTCGAATTCATTCTTTGTCTTCTAATTTTGGGTTGTCGCTGAGTGAAGCGACGAGTAATCTGTACAGAGCTTCTGTATACCGCGTCCTATTGGATGGATCATCATACGTTCGCTTGATTTTGTTATAGGATTTGATGCGTCTTCTTCGGTCTTCCGTTGTGGCTTGTTACAAAATCTCACTCGGAAGAGCAACTTTGAACTTGAATTCCCTCGAAAGAGCAACTTTTTTTGAACTTGAATTCCCTCGAAAGAGCAGCTTTAAAATTGAATTTGGGGGGGTTCCCATGAACATGATCGCGACACTGAAGCTGCTCTGTTCCTCCTGTTCATACTTCTTTGAAGGAACTGATGATGGCTCCTCTTCCCCGAGGCTCCATTCGCGTGtccttaaatccggcttgatccgtttctttttttttatccgaaacagtatttttctctaacaGATTCATCCAAATTTCT is part of the Miscanthus floridulus cultivar M001 unplaced genomic scaffold, ASM1932011v1 fs_365_5, whole genome shotgun sequence genome and encodes:
- the LOC136531526 gene encoding uncharacterized protein; the protein is MDKILAFSILSSSPADISAAGFFSTRLSWRTSAAGKPQTPQADTAPPKQEKAAEQRGSSPAPAAEREREARPRFAPEFDGLNCFESIVSF